The following are encoded in a window of Rhizobium sp. WYJ-E13 genomic DNA:
- a CDS encoding DUF4432 family protein, with protein sequence MIEFAAASGPRLMLDETSVLDIGGCIVEGVDIAPKRAIPDDGDPRIDHSLEGFLFTCGPDHIRHRQPVPGTDGKIYPLHGSASGHQAKVLRTTFENGNAECRADIDITTVEGLPRRIERLWRIDGATGEVSLEDRIVNRSNETVPTFLMYHMNIGGKWLDGGTRLEGRMLEGGGFPWTFGEEPGGIFCVEAPATEESFAEVRLGPIAAIGGRTLRVRFRADTLPHLQIWRNQKAPAHIIGIEPVSHRWVLRDELEAAGEFNWLKPGESRSYGLRFAFV encoded by the coding sequence ATGATCGAATTTGCCGCCGCAAGCGGGCCGCGCCTGATGCTGGACGAAACATCGGTGCTGGATATCGGCGGCTGCATCGTCGAGGGCGTCGACATCGCGCCCAAGCGGGCCATCCCTGATGACGGCGATCCGCGAATCGATCATTCGCTGGAAGGCTTCCTTTTTACCTGCGGTCCCGATCATATCCGTCACCGCCAGCCAGTTCCCGGCACGGACGGCAAGATCTATCCGCTGCACGGTTCGGCCTCCGGCCATCAGGCCAAGGTGCTCCGGACGACGTTCGAGAATGGCAATGCCGAATGCCGCGCCGATATCGATATCACCACGGTGGAGGGGCTGCCGCGGCGCATCGAGCGGCTGTGGCGGATCGACGGGGCCACCGGCGAGGTTTCGCTGGAGGACCGCATCGTCAATAGGAGCAATGAGACCGTGCCGACCTTCCTGATGTATCATATGAACATCGGCGGCAAATGGCTGGACGGGGGAACGCGGCTCGAAGGCCGGATGCTGGAGGGCGGCGGTTTTCCCTGGACTTTCGGCGAGGAGCCGGGTGGTATCTTCTGCGTGGAGGCTCCGGCCACCGAGGAGAGCTTTGCCGAAGTCCGGCTCGGGCCGATTGCGGCGATTGGCGGCAGGACGCTCAGAGTGCGGTTTCGCGCCGATACGCTGCCGCATCTGCAGATCTGGCGGAACCAGAAGGCGCCGGCGCATATCATCGGTATCGAGCCAGTTTCGCACCGCTGGGTGCTGCGCGATGAACTGGAAGCGGCCGGCGAGTTCAACTGGCTGAAGCCTGGTGAAAGCCGCAGCTATGGCCTGCGTTTCGCCTTCGTCTAA
- a CDS encoding TIGR01244 family sulfur transferase, translated as MDIRQIDDEYSVSGQITVEDLDQIKALGFKSIVCHRPDDESPDQPPFAVIEARAKEIGLEITHVPVGPMGVTEEAVQGMVDALDEFERPMLGYCRSGARSTAIYQKTHHIRT; from the coding sequence ATGGATATCCGCCAGATCGACGATGAATACTCCGTTTCCGGCCAGATCACGGTTGAGGATCTCGACCAGATCAAGGCCCTCGGCTTCAAGTCCATCGTCTGCCATCGTCCGGACGACGAAAGCCCGGACCAGCCGCCCTTTGCGGTCATCGAAGCCCGTGCCAAGGAGATCGGCCTCGAGATTACCCATGTGCCTGTCGGCCCGATGGGGGTGACCGAGGAAGCCGTGCAGGGCATGGTCGATGCGCTCGACGAATTCGAACGCCCGATGCTCGGCTACTGCCGCTCCGGCGCACGCTCCACGGCGATCTATCAGAAGACGCATCATATCCGCACCTGA
- a CDS encoding thiamine pyrophosphate-binding protein, protein MKRTGGQLIVEALKANGVKRLSCVPGESFLAVLDALYDSDIDVIVCRQEGGAAMMADCWGRLTGEPGICMVTRGPGATNASAGLHIARQDSIPMILFIGQVQREAREREAFQEVEFRRAFTEFAKWVGEIDDAARIPEFVTRAFAIATSGRPGPVVLTLPEDMLRDEVEAPKARRYARVEAHPGRSQIDDLYLRLLKAERPIVILGGTRWDADAVADFQTFAERFRLPVGCSFRRQMLFDHLHPCYAGDVGIGINPALAKEIKESDLLILLGSRMSEMPSSGYTLLDIPYPAQSLVHIHPDSSELGRVYRPDLAICASPIDFIEALADLEAPAEPRWAERTERMHQAYLSWSKPPATGPGAVHMGPILEWLEANTKPDTVFTNGAGNYATWVHRFHRFRRFNTQAAPTSGSMGYGLPAAVAAKRLFPDQEVICFAGDGCFLMHGQEFATAVRYGLPIIAVVVNNGIYGTIRMHQEREYPGRVSATDLTNPDFAALARAYGGHGETVEKTEDFAPAFERARDSGKPAIIEIKLDPEAITPTRTLSEIAQQKAGESAN, encoded by the coding sequence ATGAAAAGGACAGGCGGACAGTTGATCGTCGAAGCGCTGAAGGCGAACGGGGTGAAGCGCCTCTCCTGCGTGCCGGGAGAGAGCTTCCTTGCGGTGCTCGACGCCCTGTATGACAGCGATATCGATGTCATCGTCTGCCGTCAGGAAGGTGGCGCGGCGATGATGGCGGATTGCTGGGGCCGGCTGACCGGCGAGCCCGGTATCTGCATGGTCACCCGCGGCCCCGGCGCCACCAATGCCTCCGCCGGCCTGCATATCGCCAGGCAGGATTCGATCCCGATGATCCTCTTCATCGGCCAGGTGCAGCGGGAGGCGCGCGAGCGCGAAGCTTTCCAGGAGGTCGAATTCCGCCGCGCGTTCACCGAATTCGCCAAATGGGTCGGCGAGATCGATGATGCCGCCCGCATCCCGGAATTCGTCACCCGCGCCTTCGCGATCGCCACATCGGGCCGTCCGGGTCCGGTCGTGCTGACGCTTCCTGAAGATATGTTGCGCGACGAGGTCGAGGCCCCGAAAGCAAGGCGCTACGCGCGCGTCGAAGCCCATCCCGGCCGCAGCCAGATCGACGATCTCTATCTGCGCCTGCTGAAGGCCGAGCGGCCGATAGTCATCCTTGGCGGCACCCGCTGGGATGCTGATGCGGTCGCCGATTTCCAGACCTTTGCCGAGCGCTTCCGCCTGCCGGTCGGCTGTTCCTTCCGCCGGCAGATGTTGTTCGACCACCTGCATCCCTGCTACGCCGGCGACGTCGGTATCGGCATCAATCCGGCGCTCGCCAAAGAGATCAAGGAGAGCGACCTTCTGATCCTGCTCGGCAGCCGTATGTCAGAAATGCCTTCCTCGGGCTATACGCTGCTCGACATCCCCTACCCTGCCCAATCGCTCGTCCACATCCATCCAGACTCGTCCGAGCTCGGCCGCGTCTATCGCCCTGATCTCGCGATCTGCGCCAGTCCCATCGACTTCATCGAAGCGCTCGCCGATCTGGAAGCCCCTGCCGAACCGCGCTGGGCCGAACGCACTGAGCGTATGCATCAGGCCTATCTCTCATGGTCGAAGCCGCCGGCCACGGGTCCGGGCGCCGTCCATATGGGGCCGATCTTGGAATGGCTGGAGGCAAACACGAAGCCGGATACGGTCTTCACCAATGGCGCCGGAAACTACGCCACCTGGGTGCATCGCTTCCACCGCTTCCGCCGCTTCAACACGCAGGCGGCACCGACCTCAGGCTCCATGGGTTACGGCCTTCCGGCCGCCGTTGCCGCCAAGCGGCTCTTTCCCGATCAGGAAGTTATCTGCTTTGCCGGCGACGGCTGCTTCCTGATGCACGGACAGGAATTTGCGACCGCTGTGCGCTACGGCCTGCCGATCATCGCGGTCGTCGTCAACAACGGCATCTACGGCACGATCCGCATGCATCAGGAACGCGAATATCCAGGCCGCGTCAGCGCCACGGATCTCACCAATCCGGATTTCGCAGCCCTTGCTCGCGCCTATGGCGGCCACGGCGAGACGGTGGAAAAGACCGAGGATTTCGCGCCGGCTTTCGAGCGCGCGCGCGACAGCGGCAAGCCGGCAATCATTGAAATCAAGCTCGATCCTGAAGCGATTACGCCGACAAGGACGCTCTCGGAAATCGCCCAACAAAAAGCCGGTGAGTCCGCGAACTAA
- a CDS encoding RidA family protein: protein MSIKRIDIGARMSGAVIHGNTVYLAGQVGEGESVTDQCKSALGEVDRLLAAAGSNKSKILQTIIYLSDIAYFAEMNAVWEGWIDPANPPARATSEAKLAAPKYKVEFIVTAALD from the coding sequence ATGAGCATCAAGCGTATCGATATCGGCGCCCGCATGAGCGGCGCCGTCATCCACGGCAACACCGTTTATCTCGCAGGCCAGGTCGGCGAAGGCGAGAGCGTCACCGATCAGTGCAAGTCCGCGCTTGGCGAAGTCGACCGTCTGCTGGCTGCCGCCGGCAGCAACAAATCGAAGATCCTGCAGACGATCATCTATCTCTCCGACATCGCCTATTTCGCTGAGATGAACGCCGTTTGGGAAGGCTGGATCGACCCGGCAAACCCGCCGGCCCGTGCCACCAGCGAAGCCAAGCTCGCTGCGCCGAAGTACAAGGTTGAGTTCATCGTTACGGCCGCTCTCGACTAA